A stretch of DNA from Calditrichota bacterium:
ACGTGAAATTGCAATCGAATCCAGAAATTGTCATTTTGAACGCAGCAGAATGCGAACCCCTGCTGCACAAAGATGAGCAAATTCTGCTAAATTTTCCCGAGCAGGTTATCGAAGGTTTCCAGTCAATACTTGAAATGACTGGTGCCGGCAAGGGAATCATCGGCATTAAGGCGAAGCATAAAGATGTTATTTCAATTCTGGAAAAACTCATCAGTCCGCCGATGGAGATCGCCAAAATCGGAGATTTTTA
This window harbors:
- a CDS encoding electron transport complex protein RnfC, encoding MMNAEAVRAKGVVGAGGAGFPTHVKLQSNPEIVILNAAECEPLLHKDEQILLNFPEQVIEGFQSILEMTGAGKGIIGIKAKHKDVISILEKLISPPMEIAKIGDF